One Kaistella polysaccharea DNA segment encodes these proteins:
- a CDS encoding helix-turn-helix domain-containing protein has protein sequence MFFDQIPYFLQGMLQMFFIFAAIFLWVIPNKTRAQKLLFYAVAYWAFVQLKEFIFYDKANVFVEDRIFIDLLGVPFSVFYGLEIIFPGKVTPKYMMKTLTPFVIFNIIYWGQRIFISPLYFETISDVYHHISTASILTALFCTYTLGYSLFNLLLVIRSSNVFKKSNRISDMHHGYQKWIVKIIYMFMIWLLLYFVLFVFGFQFYLSKVLFLLASLIIQSYAIVKIFRHESPKIIKSFWKIVQQENSAKEKELEHLKVSSPENKVYRNIAKRLETAFNDKKMYLNPKLTILDLANECQTNRTYISDFLNTELNTNFNDYVNLARIERVSQRMLMNNDLDYSIEEIAVASGFNSVSTFRRAFEKFTGETPLNFKNSNKDENWVVG, from the coding sequence GTGTTTTTTGACCAAATTCCATATTTTCTTCAGGGAATGCTTCAGATGTTTTTCATTTTTGCAGCGATATTCTTATGGGTAATTCCGAATAAAACCCGTGCGCAGAAATTGTTATTTTATGCCGTCGCTTACTGGGCATTTGTTCAGTTAAAAGAATTTATATTTTATGACAAGGCAAATGTCTTCGTGGAAGATCGAATATTTATAGACTTGCTTGGTGTTCCGTTCTCTGTATTTTATGGCTTAGAGATCATTTTTCCGGGAAAAGTGACGCCAAAGTATATGATGAAAACATTAACGCCGTTTGTAATTTTCAATATCATTTACTGGGGCCAGAGAATATTTATTTCACCCCTATATTTTGAAACGATTTCTGATGTTTATCATCATATTTCTACCGCTTCTATATTAACCGCTCTTTTTTGCACGTACACTTTAGGATATTCATTGTTTAACTTGCTTTTGGTGATTCGTTCCAGCAATGTCTTTAAAAAATCTAATCGAATTTCCGACATGCATCACGGTTATCAGAAGTGGATTGTAAAGATTATCTACATGTTTATGATCTGGCTCCTTTTGTATTTTGTGTTATTTGTATTCGGTTTTCAGTTCTACCTCAGTAAAGTGCTCTTCTTATTGGCTTCCCTAATTATACAGTCTTACGCTATTGTAAAAATTTTCCGACATGAAAGTCCAAAGATTATTAAGAGTTTTTGGAAGATCGTGCAGCAAGAGAATTCAGCTAAGGAAAAAGAATTGGAGCACTTGAAAGTTAGCAGTCCTGAAAATAAAGTCTACCGTAACATTGCCAAGAGGCTTGAAACAGCTTTTAATGACAAGAAAATGTATTTAAACCCAAAACTTACGATCCTAGATTTGGCAAACGAATGCCAAACGAACCGTACATATATTTCAGATTTTTTAAACACGGAATTGAATACTAATTTTAATGATTATGTAAATTTGGCACGAATTGAACGTGTGAGTCAGCGAATGCTAATGAATAATGATTTGGATTATTCGATAGAAGAAATTGCGGTTGCGTCGGGATTTAACAGTGTTTCTACATTTCGCAGAGCCTTCGAAAAATTTACAGGAGAAACTCCACTTAACTTTAAAAATAGCAATAAAGATGAAAACTGGGTGGTTGGGTAA